The genomic segment ATATACGAAAGTGATGCGGCGAGGTAGGCTGCGTACTCCAGCTTCTTGATGTTTCCGGGAGAGGCATAATCCATTGAACGGCTCGCATCAAGCACGATGTACGATTTGAGATTCGTCTCCTCCTCGTACTGCTTGATGTAGTACCGGTCAGTCTTCCCGTAGATCTTCCAGTCAATATGCTTGATTTCATCACCGGGCATATACTGTCGATGCTCGGCAAACTCGACGCTGAATCCGTGATACGGACTTTTGTGCAAGCCGGTAATAAATCCTTCCACCACAAGTCGTGCACGAAGCTCCATGTTTGCCAGCTTCGAAACGACTTGAGGCTGCAAGTATTGGCGGTAATCTTCAGGCACTCAGTTCTTCTTTGTGGGTGGTTTGGATGAAGCCTGTGCTGCGGTCACAGGCGTCTTTTCCTGAAGGTTGGGAAGAATCTCCTCGGGCGGCCTTCCAAGATTCTCCAACTCGAATCGGGCTGACGGCACCATTTCGTGGTCGGGATATTTTGACAGGTACGACTCGAATGTCGATCTCGCATTGTCGAGATCATGAAGTTCATTATGAAAAATATAGCCGGTCATGAACACAGCGAGCGGGGCCTGGGAGCCGTTCGGGTATTTTTCCAAGTACCGCTTATATGCGGCAATAGCTTTCGGAAAGTCCTTTAACTCGTCACTCTGGATTTTCGCTATGGTGAACATCGCCTCTTCAGCCTGCGGAGAATCCGGAAGATCCTTGATGAGTTTCTCGAATTCTTCAATGGCGAGAGCAAAGTTCTTTTCATTGATTGCCACGGTGGCCTTACCGACATACTCTTCGGGAGCAGGTTTACCGCAACTCGCAAGAAGTATGATCGAAAGCAGTAGGATGGAAATACCGAATTTCATGCCTCACGTCTCCTGTTGATATGATCTGTTGCCTTATGAAATTAGAGAAATAGAGAGCGAGAAGCAACGCAGAGCGGGATGTTCAGCAATCAGGTCTTTCTGCGCATCACTGCAGCGAAGAAGCCATCAGTTCCCGCGATATGGGGAAGCAACGTGAGAAACGGTGAGTCTGATTCCAAAGGAACATTCTGATTTCTCAAGATGTCCGTGGCAGATACAAGCTCGAATTCCGGATGCAACGAAAGGAACTTCTCCACAACATCTTCATTCTCCAATCGCAGAAGCGTGCAGGTTGTATAGACCAGTCGTCCGCCGGGTTTCACCAAGTCTGAATACGCGGCGAGAATCGACTGCTGCGTAACCGCCACCCGACGAACATACCCTTCGCTGACATTCAACTTTGCTGCCGGATTGCGCCGGAACGTGCCGACTCCCGAACATGGAGCGTCAATCAAAACGCTGTCGGCGGAGTTCTTCAGTGCAACGATACTGCTGTCGCCCTTCTTCTGATGGTGAAGCTCTGCAATTGTGATTCCTGCCCGTTGCAGCCGGACTCGAATATTAAACAGTCTTCTTTCATCAATATCGATGGAATGAATCTCCCCTTCATTATTCATCAACGCTGCAAGATGCAATGTCTTTCCTCCTCCGCCTGTGCACGCATCGACAACGAGACTACCCTGTTTGGGTTCAAGCAGCATTGAAAGCAGCTGACTTCCTTCATCCTGCATTTCGAACCATCCGTCCTTGAATGACTGAAGCGCTTGTGAGTTTATCCGCTTCTCAAGAACCAACCCGAACGGTGAAAGCTGTGTTCGTTTGGACGCGATGCCCTCCCGCGCCAGTCTTTCCTGACACGCCTCAACCGTTGCTTTCAGCGTGTTCACGCGAATGGTGATTGGTGCAGGCCTGTTCATGGATTCGCATATCTGCACCGCTTTCGCTTCGCCGAATCTCCCAACCCACTCTTCTACTATGAAATCGGGAATCGAGTAGAGAAGGCCGAGCTTGCGAAATGAGGCGTTCTCAATTTCGATCGGAAAAGAAGAAGATCCAATCGCCTTCAACACGACTTCACATTCCACTTTCGGAAAAGAAATCCGCCACATACCTTGAATGTCGGGAAGAATTACAGCAGGTTCTTCTTTCCCGATTTTTAGAGTGTAGGAGATGTAGATGAGAAGTGACGGGACATGCGGGGCAATGATTCCGGCTCGCTTTATGCCGTCTTCGGCATGGAAGCGGACAAGCCGGTAGTTTCGCAGAATATCGTAGAGGGTTTCAGAAATGAAGCGACGATCTTTCGAGCCGAGATAGTGCCGCGTACGGAAAAAGTCCTTGACCATACTATCTGCCGGGTGTTTGAGCGGACGGATAAGATCGAGTAGCTCGCAAACGTGGCCGATG from the Bacteroidota bacterium genome contains:
- a CDS encoding tetratricopeptide repeat protein, producing MKFGISILLLSIILLASCGKPAPEEYVGKATVAINEKNFALAIEEFEKLIKDLPDSPQAEEAMFTIAKIQSDELKDFPKAIAAYKRYLEKYPNGSQAPLAVFMTGYIFHNELHDLDNARSTFESYLSKYPDHEMVPSARFELENLGRPPEEILPNLQEKTPVTAAQASSKPPTKKN
- a CDS encoding methyltransferase domain-containing protein; amino-acid sequence: MKKSSLIGHVCELLDLIRPLKHPADSMVKDFFRTRHYLGSKDRRFISETLYDILRNYRLVRFHAEDGIKRAGIIAPHVPSLLIYISYTLKIGKEEPAVILPDIQGMWRISFPKVECEVVLKAIGSSSFPIEIENASFRKLGLLYSIPDFIVEEWVGRFGEAKAVQICESMNRPAPITIRVNTLKATVEACQERLAREGIASKRTQLSPFGLVLEKRINSQALQSFKDGWFEMQDEGSQLLSMLLEPKQGSLVVDACTGGGGKTLHLAALMNNEGEIHSIDIDERRLFNIRVRLQRAGITIAELHHQKKGDSSIVALKNSADSVLIDAPCSGVGTFRRNPAAKLNVSEGYVRRVAVTQQSILAAYSDLVKPGGRLVYTTCTLLRLENEDVVEKFLSLHPEFELVSATDILRNQNVPLESDSPFLTLLPHIAGTDGFFAAVMRRKT